CGAGATTATGTCTATGCAACAGCACCAATGAAAGATGTGCTTGAGAAAGAATACACTCCAGACCAAAAGCAGCCTTTAAACTTGCTTAAAGAAAGAGAGCTTTTGCTAGCTGAACTTGGGAATTTAGTATGTAAATGACGGCTGTCCAGAGAAGTAATAGGCAACCTCCTCAACCTCGTAAAGGCTGGATTTACAAGATTGATCCTAAACAACTGGTTTTAGAGTGTAGCAAGGGACATTTTTATAAATACGATATTTCCGGTTCATCAACCGTTTCTTGTGCAGAACCAAATTGCTCGGAGAAGATTAATCCATCTAGAATTGAACGCGGCCTTCACCCCTACATATTCTGGAGTGTAAGCAATATAGACATATTTCCAATTGCTTATGCCATACCACTAACTAGCAAGGATACCTTTGCTCCATTACCTAGTACATATCCCATTCGTGCAAATCAAAACACCGGACTTAGTTGTCTTAGCTATGCGCTGGTAAACCAGTTTGTCACGATTGACATTGAATGTTTTAAGGATACAAACAACCACTGGATAAAAAGATTGGGTGGAATATCAAAGGATCTTATAAATGTACTGGAAGAAAGGCTAAAACGCTGTCTTGATATCGCCAATAACTCAGTTAATGATTGGTTTATTGAGGATTCTGACCCTGAGCTAATTTCAAAGCTTATTATATCTAAATTCAATCAATCCCAACGTACACAAATTATTGAGGGTTTGATTGATAGCCTTGATTAGAGCTAGACTACATCAAAAATAGTGACTTTAAGCTTTATATGGCAACTAATTCTCGGCCATCAGATGCAAATATTGATGTTTACAATTCAGAAAAGGACGTAAAGCAAGATGCCGATCGAGTGCGGGTACATTTCGATCGTGCCCCCTATCCAGATACGCCAATTAGCTATGCCCCAGGTAAAAATAGCAATGTTTTGTTTGTGCATTCAGCGATCAATGCCACCTATCGCCGCGATCGCCAGGTAATTGATCCCGCTGGTTTAATGATCCTGGATGCTGGCTGTGGCAGCGGTGTGACTTCGCAGGTTTTGGCCGTCGCCAATCCTGGAGCCAGGGTGGTGGGCGTAGATATTTCACCAGCTTCGATCGAAGTGGCCAAGCAGCGGCTGGCACATCACGGGTTTAGCAATGTGGAATTTCATGCCATGCCACTAGAAGATGTGCCGCAATTGGGGCTGGAGTTTGACTACATCAATTGTGATGAAACCCTTTATCTAGTTCCCGATCCCCTGGCGGGGCTACAAGCGATGCGATCGGTATTGAAACCCAAAGGCACAATCCGCGCTAATTTGCACAATAAATATCAACGCCAATATCACTATCGCGGCCAACGTTTGTTTAAGTTACTAGGCTTGAGGAATGATCAAGTCAGTCAAGAAAATAAGATCGCCATGATCCGCGACCTGATGGCAGCATTGAATAATGAAGTGGACTTAAAGCGATCGACCTGGCTGAATTCAGCTAAAACCGATGAAACCATTCTGGCCAACTATTTACTACAAGGCGATAAGGGCTTTAATGTGCTGGATTTGTTCGAGTTGCTGGCAGGTGCTGAGCTAGAACTGATCGACATGGTGAACTGGCAATCCTGGCAGGTGCTGGACTTGATCCAAAATCAAACCCAAATGCCAGAATATCTGGAAATGGTCTTGTCTATGGCCACCCAGGAGCAATATCTGCACCTGTTTGAGTTGCTAAATCCCATTCACCGCACCCTTGATTTTTGGTGTGGTCATGTTGGTGTGGGGCAAGAGCAAGAGCCGATCGCGGCCTGGGATCAGGCAACCTGGTTAAATGCTAGGGCTAGATTGCATCCCCAT
The sequence above is a segment of the Pseudanabaena sp. PCC 7367 genome. Coding sequences within it:
- a CDS encoding class I SAM-dependent methyltransferase; its protein translation is MATNSRPSDANIDVYNSEKDVKQDADRVRVHFDRAPYPDTPISYAPGKNSNVLFVHSAINATYRRDRQVIDPAGLMILDAGCGSGVTSQVLAVANPGARVVGVDISPASIEVAKQRLAHHGFSNVEFHAMPLEDVPQLGLEFDYINCDETLYLVPDPLAGLQAMRSVLKPKGTIRANLHNKYQRQYHYRGQRLFKLLGLRNDQVSQENKIAMIRDLMAALNNEVDLKRSTWLNSAKTDETILANYLLQGDKGFNVLDLFELLAGAELELIDMVNWQSWQVLDLIQNQTQMPEYLEMVLSMATQEQYLHLFELLNPIHRTLDFWCGHVGVGQEQEPIAAWDQATWLNARARLHPHLKTSAFGQALANAIAATMPLNITQFLGVTTPETIEILPNSAVCLQWLWQEPRSVADLAQTWLKVKPYNWVTGTATTEVEAFNQVVQVLAEMESFMFVLLESD